A section of the Kribbella sp. HUAS MG21 genome encodes:
- a CDS encoding cytosine permease, with amino-acid sequence MTTPAPSTAPSEAVPFDAHGVAPIPPEARDSSPREQFWIWAGANLAPINWVLGALGITLGLSLLETLLVVAIGNVLGCALFGLLNVIGHRTAVNQMVLGRAPFGRRGAIVPGVVQCLLTMAWVGVNTWVVLDLVLAVLAKLGITGGIGLEYLVAAVIMLAQLGLALYGFYAIRTFEKWTVPLTVLVMAAMTVLALSKADLHWTAATAATPAEKFTAMTQLMTAIGIGWGISWLPYSADYSRFVRPEVPSRSVFWASALGMYIPTVWLAALGACLASAGTGSDPSALVINAFGVMAVPVLLLIMHGPVATNILNLYSCSLAALSIGIEVARWKLTLFAGAVASAVLVVFVRADSFGHAFDNWMVSILVWISPWSAIVVVDYLILRRGRLDIPGLYARAARSPYGQWNARALISLGLGLVAGWSWQYGLVPVMQGPIAIAMNNTDFSWLSGSLVAGGTYYLTSRRVVVRAPQLA; translated from the coding sequence ATGACCACACCGGCACCGTCCACAGCACCGTCCGAGGCAGTCCCCTTCGACGCCCACGGCGTCGCCCCCATCCCGCCGGAGGCCCGGGACTCCAGTCCTCGCGAGCAGTTCTGGATCTGGGCCGGCGCCAACCTGGCCCCGATCAACTGGGTGCTCGGCGCGCTCGGCATCACGCTCGGCCTGAGCCTGCTGGAGACCCTGCTCGTCGTTGCCATCGGCAATGTTCTCGGCTGCGCGCTGTTCGGCCTGCTGAACGTCATCGGGCACCGGACGGCGGTCAACCAGATGGTCCTCGGCAGAGCGCCGTTCGGCCGCCGCGGCGCGATCGTGCCCGGCGTCGTCCAGTGCCTGCTGACGATGGCCTGGGTCGGCGTGAACACCTGGGTCGTGCTCGACCTGGTGCTCGCCGTCCTCGCCAAGCTTGGGATCACGGGCGGGATCGGGCTGGAGTACCTGGTCGCCGCGGTGATCATGCTCGCCCAGCTCGGGCTCGCGCTGTACGGGTTCTACGCGATCCGGACGTTCGAGAAGTGGACCGTCCCGCTCACCGTGCTGGTGATGGCGGCGATGACGGTCCTGGCGCTGAGCAAGGCCGACCTGCACTGGACGGCGGCCACCGCGGCGACCCCGGCCGAGAAGTTCACGGCGATGACGCAGTTGATGACCGCGATCGGTATCGGCTGGGGCATCAGCTGGCTCCCGTACTCCGCCGACTACAGCCGCTTCGTCCGGCCCGAGGTCCCCAGCCGCTCGGTCTTCTGGGCGTCCGCGCTGGGCATGTACATCCCCACGGTGTGGCTGGCGGCTCTCGGCGCGTGCCTCGCGAGCGCGGGGACCGGCAGTGATCCGTCGGCGCTGGTGATCAACGCGTTCGGCGTGATGGCCGTGCCGGTGTTGTTGCTCATCATGCACGGGCCGGTGGCGACGAACATCCTGAACCTCTACTCGTGTTCGCTCGCCGCGTTGTCGATCGGTATCGAGGTCGCCCGCTGGAAGCTCACGCTGTTCGCCGGCGCGGTCGCGTCCGCGGTGCTGGTGGTCTTCGTGCGCGCCGACAGCTTCGGGCACGCGTTCGACAACTGGATGGTGTCGATCCTGGTCTGGATCAGCCCGTGGAGCGCGATCGTGGTGGTCGACTACCTGATCCTGCGCCGCGGCCGGCTCGACATCCCCGGGTTGTACGCGCGCGCCGCGAGGTCGCCGTACGGGCAGTGGAACGCGCGGGCGCTGATCAGCCTCGGCCTCGGGCTGGTCGCGGGCTGGAGCTGGCAGTACGGGCTCGTGCCGGTCATGCAGGGCCCGATCGCGATCGCGATGAACAACACCGACTTCTCCTGGCTCTCCGGGTCGCTGGTCGCCGGCGGCACGTACTACCTGACGTCTCGCCGGGTCGTCGTACGCGCCCCGCAACTCGCGTAG
- a CDS encoding helix-turn-helix domain-containing protein: MLSLATLLDNPALELRLLVPGPAGALGREALWVHNTELPDPSPYVRAGEIVLTNGLWQHETTAAAFAASVKRAGAAGIVFGLRKETPATPRELIAACEREGMPLLEISIEVPFTAVTEAASAVHADQRRDALVGMVRRGDALASAISHGAGASGVLAVLRREHDLPLAVVDRMARPLAAAGVELTPQQRRIVADGLARHPPPLEVDLGGEQGRATIFLVGAVGDTDAALVCLRPVSGLNRAEQDALDQAARFLSLEVAKQQAIQAIELRFASELLDMILSGAQRAAEVPDRLRAFGVDPSGELVVLTVAFADGAESTLPGLTETVTEFFLRQSLAVVVAGGSQDVVAVLQRPRQDVARLADALCTAVRKRFPERSPVVGYGDVAASAGELRQPLVQSREACQVLRRRGGSAVASFRQLGTHRLLLGLQDSGTLQGFADGMLGPLREYDALRAAELETTLRAFLSHDGQFGATAAALHVHVNTLRNRLAKITELTGRDVARTEDRVDLYLALEADDMARSR, encoded by the coding sequence ATGTTGAGTCTGGCGACCTTGCTCGACAACCCCGCACTCGAACTTCGGCTCCTGGTCCCCGGACCCGCGGGAGCGCTCGGGCGCGAGGCGTTGTGGGTGCACAACACGGAGTTGCCGGACCCCTCGCCGTACGTGCGAGCCGGCGAGATCGTGCTGACCAACGGTCTGTGGCAGCACGAGACCACCGCGGCGGCGTTCGCGGCAAGCGTCAAGCGGGCCGGTGCCGCCGGGATCGTGTTCGGACTGCGCAAGGAGACCCCGGCCACGCCGCGGGAACTGATCGCGGCGTGCGAGCGCGAAGGCATGCCGCTGCTGGAGATCTCGATCGAGGTCCCGTTCACCGCGGTGACCGAGGCCGCGTCGGCGGTCCATGCCGACCAGCGCCGCGACGCGCTCGTCGGGATGGTACGGCGCGGTGACGCGTTGGCCTCGGCGATCTCCCACGGCGCCGGAGCGTCCGGCGTACTGGCGGTGCTGCGGCGCGAACACGATCTGCCGCTGGCCGTCGTCGATCGGATGGCGCGGCCGCTCGCGGCGGCAGGTGTCGAGCTCACGCCGCAGCAGCGCCGGATCGTGGCCGACGGGCTGGCCAGGCATCCACCGCCGCTCGAGGTGGATCTGGGTGGTGAGCAGGGGCGGGCGACGATCTTCCTGGTCGGGGCGGTCGGCGACACGGACGCCGCGCTGGTCTGCCTGCGGCCGGTGAGCGGCCTGAACCGGGCGGAGCAGGACGCGCTCGACCAGGCGGCGCGGTTCCTCAGCCTGGAGGTGGCGAAGCAGCAGGCGATCCAGGCGATCGAACTGCGGTTCGCCAGCGAGTTGCTCGACATGATCCTCTCCGGCGCGCAGCGGGCGGCGGAGGTTCCCGACCGGCTGCGGGCGTTCGGGGTCGATCCGTCGGGGGAGTTGGTCGTCCTCACGGTCGCATTCGCCGACGGCGCGGAGTCGACGTTGCCCGGACTGACCGAGACGGTCACCGAGTTCTTCCTCCGGCAGAGCCTCGCGGTGGTGGTCGCCGGTGGCAGCCAGGACGTGGTCGCCGTACTGCAGCGGCCGCGGCAGGACGTCGCGCGGTTGGCGGATGCCTTGTGCACGGCGGTACGCAAGAGGTTCCCGGAACGCTCGCCCGTTGTCGGGTACGGCGATGTCGCCGCGTCGGCGGGGGAGTTGCGCCAGCCGTTGGTGCAGTCGCGCGAGGCGTGCCAGGTGCTGCGGCGTCGCGGCGGTTCGGCGGTCGCGTCGTTCCGGCAGCTGGGCACGCATCGGCTGCTGCTCGGCCTGCAGGACTCGGGGACGCTGCAGGGGTTCGCCGACGGCATGCTCGGACCGCTGCGGGAGTACGACGCCCTGCGCGCCGCCGAACTGGAGACGACCTTGCGGGCGTTCCTGTCGCACGACGGCCAGTTCGGCGCGACGGCCGCCGCCCTCCACGTGCACGTGAACACCCTGCGGAACCGCCTGGCGAAGATCACCGAACTGACCGGCCGCGACGTCGCCCGCACCGAGGACCGCGTAGACCTCTACCTGGCCCTCGAAGCGGACGACATGGCCCGCTCGCGTTAA
- a CDS encoding urea carboxylase-associated family protein, which translates to MTLTSVRTLVPARTGRAVRVGRGSLVRVVDVEGQQVGDLFAYVLDPSGVTGEHLSASHTRTATSRLFPAIGEAFVTNRRRPILTLVEDTSPGRHDLLIAACDDARYAALGVPDHPSCARNLRTALGVDVDVVPQPVNVFMQVPVSADDTLDWLPATTAPGDSITFRAELDCVVVVSACPQDLTVINGNGPTDLAIDVLR; encoded by the coding sequence GTGACGCTAACCTCTGTCCGTACTCTTGTCCCCGCGCGGACCGGCCGGGCCGTCCGGGTCGGGCGGGGCAGTCTGGTGCGGGTGGTCGACGTCGAGGGTCAGCAGGTCGGCGATCTCTTCGCCTACGTTCTCGATCCGTCGGGGGTCACCGGCGAGCACCTGAGCGCCTCGCACACGCGGACCGCCACCAGCCGGCTGTTCCCGGCCATCGGCGAGGCCTTCGTGACCAACCGGCGCCGGCCGATCCTCACCCTGGTCGAGGACACCTCCCCCGGCCGCCACGACCTGCTCATCGCGGCCTGTGACGACGCCCGGTACGCCGCGCTCGGCGTACCGGATCACCCGTCCTGCGCCCGCAACCTGCGTACCGCGCTCGGCGTCGACGTGGACGTCGTACCGCAGCCGGTGAACGTCTTCATGCAGGTGCCGGTCTCCGCCGACGACACGCTCGACTGGTTGCCCGCGACAACGGCACCGGGCGACTCGATCACCTTCCGCGCCGAACTCGACTGCGTCGTCGTGGTCTCCGCCTGCCCCCAGGACCTGACCGTCATCAACGGCAACGGCCCCACCGATCTCGCGATCGACGTACTGCGTTAA
- a CDS encoding VOC family protein has product MNGTSPWPTVVSATELSNSFLGNLLEICFVTRDHRRTMEGLVRLGIGPWRIYTFDSRTVTERTYHGAAADWAIKVCFADVGDLAVEIMEPLYGPSIFQEYLDEHGEGIQHLAFDVEGRPWRERLADFGGRGFATTQSGRFMDRNAFAFFGTEAATGTVFETYDIPPGFTWPEPEEWFPGPPPAGQQPPLRTQEGTS; this is encoded by the coding sequence ATGAACGGCACCAGCCCCTGGCCCACGGTGGTCAGCGCCACCGAGCTGTCCAACAGCTTCCTCGGCAACCTGCTCGAGATCTGCTTCGTCACCCGCGACCACCGGCGCACGATGGAGGGCCTCGTGCGCCTCGGCATCGGGCCCTGGCGGATCTACACCTTCGACTCGCGGACCGTCACCGAACGGACGTACCACGGCGCCGCGGCCGACTGGGCGATCAAGGTCTGCTTCGCCGACGTCGGCGACCTGGCCGTCGAGATCATGGAGCCGCTGTACGGGCCGTCGATCTTCCAGGAGTACCTCGACGAGCACGGCGAGGGCATCCAGCACCTCGCCTTCGACGTCGAAGGACGGCCGTGGCGGGAGCGGCTCGCGGACTTCGGCGGGCGGGGGTTCGCGACGACGCAGTCCGGGCGGTTCATGGACCGGAACGCGTTCGCGTTCTTCGGCACCGAGGCGGCGACCGGCACCGTGTTCGAGACCTACGACATCCCGCCCGGCTTCACCTGGCCCGAACCCGAGGAGTGGTTCCCCGGGCCGCCGCCGGCCGGACAGCAGCCACCACTTCGCACCCAGGAAGGCACATCGTGA
- a CDS encoding NADH:flavin oxidoreductase, with protein sequence MELTTTRVHPALEPARIGGLDLANRLAVAPMTRVSATPAGVPTAEMADYYGEYAAGGFGLLITEGTYPDAAYSQGYLNQPGLSTAEQADGWRAVTDRVHAAGGRILAQLMHAGAISQGNPHRAELVGPSAVQPLGQMMPEYGGSGPWPVPRELTIDELRQIVDDFAAAAVRASEAGFDGVEIHGANGYLLDQFLTVYTNQRTDRYGGPVANRIRLTAEVAEAVVSATPEDFVVGVRLSQTKVNDFEYRWPGGAYDGEVIFSALAATGVDYLHIASEGRNWLDTARLQGGQTITGLARRISGLPVIANGGMHDPEQADRVLTDGHADVLSIGHGALANPDLPRRLADGRPLEVFDRTMLQPSVTLANVKQWQTGRS encoded by the coding sequence ATGGAGCTGACAACGACTCGTGTGCACCCCGCCCTGGAGCCGGCCCGGATCGGCGGGCTCGACCTCGCGAACCGTCTCGCCGTAGCGCCGATGACGCGGGTCTCCGCGACCCCAGCCGGCGTACCGACGGCCGAGATGGCCGACTACTACGGCGAGTACGCGGCCGGCGGTTTCGGGCTGCTGATCACCGAAGGCACCTACCCGGACGCCGCATACAGCCAGGGCTATCTCAACCAGCCCGGCCTCAGTACGGCGGAACAAGCCGACGGCTGGCGCGCCGTGACGGACCGGGTGCACGCGGCCGGCGGCAGGATCCTCGCCCAGCTGATGCACGCCGGCGCGATCTCGCAGGGCAACCCGCACCGCGCCGAGCTGGTCGGACCCTCGGCCGTGCAGCCGCTCGGCCAGATGATGCCGGAGTACGGCGGCAGCGGCCCGTGGCCGGTGCCGCGAGAGCTCACGATCGACGAGCTCCGGCAGATCGTCGACGACTTCGCGGCCGCCGCGGTGCGTGCGTCCGAAGCCGGCTTCGACGGCGTCGAGATCCACGGCGCCAACGGCTACCTGCTCGACCAGTTCCTGACCGTCTACACCAACCAGCGCACCGACAGGTACGGCGGACCGGTCGCGAACCGGATCCGGCTGACGGCCGAGGTCGCGGAGGCCGTCGTCTCCGCGACGCCGGAGGACTTCGTGGTCGGCGTACGCCTGTCGCAGACAAAGGTGAACGACTTCGAGTACCGCTGGCCGGGCGGCGCGTACGACGGCGAGGTCATCTTCTCCGCGCTCGCCGCGACCGGCGTCGACTACCTGCACATCGCGAGCGAGGGCCGCAACTGGCTGGACACCGCGCGCCTGCAAGGCGGGCAGACCATCACCGGCCTGGCGCGCCGGATCAGCGGACTGCCGGTGATCGCGAACGGCGGCATGCACGACCCCGAGCAGGCGGACCGCGTGCTGACCGACGGACACGCTGACGTGCTGTCGATCGGTCACGGCGCGCTGGCGAACCCGGACCTGCCGCGCCGGCTCGCCGACGGCCGGCCGCTCGAGGTGTTCGACCGGACCATGCTGCAGCCGTCCGTGACGCTGGCGAACGTGAAGCAGTGGCAGACTGGCCGGTCATGA